In Nitrososphaerota archaeon, one genomic interval encodes:
- a CDS encoding YkgJ family cysteine cluster protein — MTRRDIERIVSLGYHEELFVVECEGLKRLRNIQGRCFFLGDCCKIYHDRPEGCTLYPTVFDEVEKRAVLDEDCPYSREFRISFKRSKQMSRLYATLTSPE; from the coding sequence TTGACCCGAAGAGATATTGAGAGAATTGTATCTCTAGGATATCACGAGGAGTTATTCGTTGTGGAGTGTGAAGGACTAAAACGTCTTAGAAACATTCAGGGAAGATGTTTCTTCCTTGGTGACTGCTGCAAAATCTACCATGATAGACCGGAGGGTTGCACACTCTACCCTACAGTATTTGATGAAGTGGAGAAGCGAGCTGTATTGGATGAAGACTGCCCGTACAGCAGAGAGTTCCGCATATCCTTCAAGAGGTCGAAGCAGATGTCACGGCTCTACGCAACTCTGACATCACCCGAATAA
- a CDS encoding UbiA family prenyltransferase, whose product MVKKMLNIPLDNLSHPKYLKALFRRLSADASGYWYFVKSRTLVYTFASATCIAAIISVQGSVFLPLLLITTLGMYLASLGVYVYNDITDIGEDSINSVQRPLIAGKVTKSQAAKFVIAIWSASLLLQLFLTWVAAGMTLLYILLGILYSHPATHLKKLFPLKTVVTALGGAMASLVGGLAAGGITPQVLFAATVFFLFFFILGPLGDVGDLEGDRMQGRQTFPVVLGIKNTIRLILSVPVVITLLALLSYHYFNFNVISPILVGLISAVSFLILRPLTTRWEDKKYLKKTRNRIRPMHILLQAAILLSAI is encoded by the coding sequence ATGGTAAAAAAGATGTTAAACATTCCATTAGATAATCTATCTCATCCGAAGTATCTGAAGGCACTCTTCAGAAGGTTATCGGCTGATGCAAGCGGCTACTGGTATTTCGTAAAATCTCGAACCTTAGTATACACATTCGCTTCGGCTACCTGTATCGCTGCTATTATCTCAGTTCAGGGATCTGTATTCCTTCCTCTTCTCCTCATTACAACACTCGGTATGTATTTGGCAAGTCTGGGTGTCTACGTCTACAACGATATCACCGACATCGGTGAGGATTCGATAAACTCGGTGCAAAGACCTTTGATCGCGGGAAAGGTAACGAAATCTCAGGCAGCCAAATTCGTAATCGCAATATGGTCCGCATCGTTGCTACTGCAGCTCTTCCTCACATGGGTTGCCGCGGGCATGACTCTACTCTACATACTGTTAGGTATACTATACTCTCATCCAGCGACTCACTTGAAGAAGCTCTTTCCACTAAAAACCGTGGTTACAGCACTAGGTGGAGCGATGGCAAGCTTAGTGGGTGGTCTAGCTGCAGGCGGTATCACACCGCAGGTGCTCTTCGCGGCTACCGTATTCTTCCTCTTCTTCTTCATTCTTGGCCCTCTAGGCGATGTAGGTGACTTGGAGGGAGACAGGATGCAGGGTAGACAAACATTCCCTGTGGTACTTGGCATCAAAAACACAATACGACTTATTCTCTCAGTGCCAGTAGTGATAACGCTTCTTGCGCTCCTATCTTACCATTACTTTAACTTCAACGTGATCTCACCGATACTCGTTGGCCTGATATCTGCTGTCTCGTTCCTAATACTGAGGCCACTAACCACCCGCTGGGAAGATAAAAAGTACCTGAAGAAGACTAGAAACAGAATCAGGCCTATGCATATACTCTTACAGGCGGCAATTCTGCTTTCGGCTATTTAG
- a CDS encoding ATP-grasp domain-containing protein, whose translation MSNFNIAILHNDVPPGSDPSEDVLDQVEGVAKCLSNLNINYTIVPVGDEITKPINTLVSQRPDAVFNLCEGVYGLSGLEMNMAAVLELLRIPYTGSPSLSLGLCQRKDLAKSVLSANGVPTPKYLVLTGNEEYSLRGLKFPLFVKPVQEDGSIGVTGENVVWSRRQLTERVNHVTKTYKQPALVEEFIDGRELNVALLGNNPPVALPLSEILFIGQEKFVSYNAKWIKASRSYEETTPVCPANLDADTLKKVEEVAISSFRLLRCRDYARVDIRLSGKTPYVLEVNPNPDIDPNAGYACSLHAAGLSLEEFVERVVGYALSRKDHP comes from the coding sequence TTGTCAAATTTCAATATCGCCATCTTGCATAATGATGTTCCCCCTGGATCAGATCCATCTGAAGATGTTCTAGACCAGGTGGAAGGTGTAGCGAAGTGTCTCTCAAACCTGAATATTAATTATACGATTGTTCCAGTAGGTGATGAGATAACAAAGCCAATTAACACTCTCGTTTCACAGCGACCGGACGCAGTCTTTAATCTCTGCGAAGGGGTCTACGGTCTGAGCGGCCTTGAAATGAACATGGCAGCTGTGCTGGAGCTTCTCAGGATACCGTACACCGGCTCGCCTTCTCTCTCACTTGGATTATGTCAACGGAAGGATCTTGCAAAGAGTGTCTTGTCGGCCAACGGAGTACCTACACCAAAGTACCTTGTTTTAACAGGTAACGAGGAGTATTCGCTACGTGGTCTCAAGTTCCCGCTTTTCGTAAAGCCAGTGCAGGAGGACGGCAGTATCGGGGTCACCGGAGAAAACGTGGTATGGAGCCGCCGCCAACTTACTGAGCGTGTCAACCACGTCACCAAGACCTACAAGCAACCTGCACTTGTTGAGGAGTTCATAGATGGGCGAGAGTTAAATGTCGCTTTGCTTGGCAATAACCCTCCTGTAGCGTTACCTCTCTCAGAAATTCTGTTCATAGGACAGGAGAAATTTGTAAGTTACAACGCGAAATGGATAAAGGCGAGCCGCTCATACGAAGAGACAACGCCTGTCTGTCCCGCGAATCTCGATGCGGATACTTTGAAGAAGGTCGAAGAGGTTGCGATATCTTCTTTCCGTCTCCTCCGTTGCCGTGACTACGCCCGCGTGGACATTCGACTATCAGGTAAGACACCGTATGTCCTTGAGGTTAACCCAAACCCTGACATAGACCCTAATGCCGGTTACGCATGCTCCCTTCACGCTGCAGGACTGAGTCTCGAAGAGTTTGTAGAGCGAGTCGTCGGTTACGCGTTAAGCCGAAAAGATCACCCGTAA